A window of the Dyadobacter pollutisoli genome harbors these coding sequences:
- a CDS encoding DinB family protein, producing the protein MKLQDVSIEILGQLSEMTEQFSQEEYTRPLDLLSANSVGRHLRHILEFYDLAMRANRTGKLNYDKRERDLSLENDPKQAVAKMKELIVLMRVLNDDMVLKLEASYSADERNDVKITTTFYRELLYNVEHAVHHMAIMAIAVKVDFRHIRLAPNFGIAYSTVKYQQA; encoded by the coding sequence ATGAAATTACAGGATGTTTCCATCGAAATTCTGGGCCAACTCTCTGAAATGACGGAACAATTTTCGCAGGAAGAATATACGAGACCATTGGACCTGCTATCTGCCAATTCTGTCGGCCGTCATTTACGGCACATACTCGAATTTTACGATCTCGCTATGCGGGCAAATCGCACCGGAAAACTCAACTACGATAAGCGGGAACGCGATCTTTCATTGGAAAATGACCCCAAACAGGCGGTTGCCAAGATGAAAGAACTCATCGTTCTGATGCGCGTCCTGAATGATGATATGGTACTGAAACTAGAAGCCTCCTACTCTGCCGACGAACGAAATGACGTCAAGATCACGACCACTTTTTACCGTGAATTACTGTACAATGTCGAACACGCCGTGCACCACATGGCGATCATGGCGATCGCGGTGAAGGTCGATTTCAGGCATATCCGTCTGGCCCCGAATTTTGGCATCGCTTATTCGACGGTGAAGTACCAGCAAGCCTAG
- a CDS encoding bestrophin family protein, whose translation MYVNRYLSPLIVYYYSWRMVLFSIFTGSVAIFVYSYLDWTWVAIPWLPVSLVGTATAFFVGFKNNQSYDRSWEARKIWGAITNHSRSFGAALRAYTASAPESIEASNDVKIIIYRHIAWLYALKNAMAQRTAWEHKDRASKRQRDALHKSQPASDAEIGRHLPEHELDSLKDRKNLSTQLLDRQSQHLAKLRKDGRIDAFQHVALQNLISSLYDEQGKSERIKNTPFPRQYATTSNLFIFVFMTLLPFGLLPQFVELGEKYMFLLIPFNLIVSWVFMFMEYVGDISENPFEGLLNDVPVGTIVRNIEIDLKDMLEDDERPEKLQPYLGVLF comes from the coding sequence ATGTACGTAAATCGCTATCTATCACCGTTAATTGTCTACTACTATTCGTGGCGAATGGTCTTGTTTTCAATATTTACCGGCTCCGTGGCCATTTTTGTTTATAGTTATCTTGACTGGACGTGGGTTGCTATCCCGTGGTTGCCGGTGTCATTGGTCGGTACCGCTACTGCCTTTTTTGTTGGTTTTAAAAATAATCAGTCTTACGACCGAAGCTGGGAAGCGCGCAAGATCTGGGGCGCGATTACGAACCATAGCAGGTCGTTTGGTGCTGCGTTGCGAGCCTATACCGCCAGTGCGCCAGAGTCCATTGAAGCAAGCAACGATGTTAAAATCATCATCTACCGGCACATTGCCTGGCTTTATGCGCTGAAAAACGCAATGGCCCAGCGTACAGCCTGGGAGCATAAAGACCGCGCCAGCAAGCGGCAGCGCGACGCCCTGCATAAATCCCAGCCTGCCAGCGATGCAGAAATAGGGCGGCATTTGCCTGAACATGAACTCGACAGCCTGAAAGACAGGAAGAATTTGTCCACCCAATTGCTGGACCGGCAATCTCAGCATCTTGCAAAATTGAGAAAGGATGGACGGATCGACGCATTCCAGCACGTTGCTTTACAAAACCTGATTTCTAGTCTGTACGACGAGCAGGGCAAGAGTGAAAGGATCAAAAATACGCCGTTTCCACGTCAGTATGCGACGACTTCAAACCTCTTCATTTTTGTATTCATGACGCTCCTTCCATTCGGGTTGCTGCCGCAATTTGTCGAGCTGGGCGAAAAATACATGTTCCTGCTGATACCCTTCAACCTCATCGTTTCGTGGGTTTTTATGTTCATGGAATATGTTGGCGATATCAGTGAAAACCCATTCGAAGGCCTGTTAAACGACGTTCCGGTTGGTACCATCGTCCGAAACATCGAAATTGATCTCAAAGACATGCTGGAAGATGACGAGCGTCCAGAGAAATTGCAGCCATATCTCGGCGTACTATTCTAG
- a CDS encoding glycosyl hydrolase — protein sequence MKKIFILAWMIPAFALAQQPSSLERGFQSPPNAAKPRVWWHWMNGNITKEGITKDLEWMDRVGIGGFQNFDASLFTPQVTPKKLVFMTPEWKDAFKHTTDLAKKLQLEMTIAASPGWSVTGGPWVPASDAMKKYVWTETKVAGGQAFSGKLPQPANTTGSFQNVPMGGSTLGGPVGPLPTYYADAAVIAYRVPAAEKSLATLNPKITSSGGTFALADLTDGDLAKTAALPPMEIGQDMWIQYEFESPQTVKAFTIVGASSGGALAEFRGNPDNRTLKVSDDGVTFRDVVMIKGSIVPQNTMSIVPTTAKYFRFAFKTLAPQGNPFAEMFGGGGGTPKPEGVNVAEIVLYNTDRVDLFEEKAGFVPWKESTHTLVRKDADAIPTTDVIDLTSKMEADGTLNWTAPAGNWVVMRMGYSITGRQNHPASPEATGLEVDKLDKTAVSKYIETYLDMYKDATGGQMGAQGLSHMVLDSYEAGHMTWTKGMPEEFKKRRGYEITPWIPVLTGRVVQSAEASEQFLWDFRKTIGELIVENHYEVIGDALHRRGMKRYTESHENGRIFLADGMDVKRKADIPMSAMWTPGSLAGGADEEVRSEADIREAASVAHIYGQNLVAAESMTSISNAFSWHPEKLKRTADLEMASGLNRFVVHTSVHQPLDDKKPGLSLGPFGQYFTRQETWAEQAKVWTDYLARSCYLLQQGKPVVDILYYYGENNNITQVFAQKLPSVPGYEYDFANATVIKNAIKIEGGKIVATSGQQYRLLVLDSTAKNMTLPVLTKLGELVAAGMKVTGTRPEASPSMSDNAAEFTALVNKIWSNPNVSTKPVEAVLSEMNIQKDVDISGAKSKILYVHRQTADTDLYWLDNRSDSPNEATVSFRITGKVPRLWHPQTGKMEKVSYQIKDGRTIIPVKFESWEAYFIVFEGKTTITSYTKPTISESEVAMVKGDWKLTFQEGRGAPAQATLNALASLSDNADPGIKYFSGTATYENTITLPAVAKNASYVLDLGDVKNIAEVTVNGKGVGTLWKKPFRIDITSAVKSGSNAVSVKVTNLWVNRLIGDAQPGVTNKITFTTMPFYKPDSPLLPSGLIGPVRVLEVKPAAAK from the coding sequence ATGAAAAAAATCTTTATCCTGGCCTGGATGATTCCGGCTTTTGCCCTTGCACAACAACCCTCCTCTCTCGAAAGAGGTTTTCAAAGCCCCCCCAATGCCGCCAAACCACGTGTTTGGTGGCATTGGATGAACGGAAACATTACCAAAGAAGGAATTACCAAAGATCTTGAATGGATGGACCGCGTCGGGATCGGCGGGTTTCAGAACTTCGATGCGAGCCTTTTCACGCCGCAGGTCACCCCGAAAAAACTGGTGTTTATGACACCCGAATGGAAGGACGCATTTAAGCACACGACCGATCTTGCCAAAAAATTACAACTCGAAATGACCATCGCCGCGTCTCCCGGGTGGAGCGTAACAGGTGGTCCGTGGGTACCTGCGAGCGACGCGATGAAAAAGTATGTTTGGACAGAAACTAAGGTTGCCGGTGGGCAGGCGTTTTCGGGCAAACTTCCGCAGCCAGCGAATACTACCGGCAGTTTTCAGAATGTACCAATGGGCGGCAGTACGCTCGGCGGGCCGGTGGGGCCACTGCCTACCTACTATGCGGATGCCGCGGTGATTGCATACCGGGTACCAGCTGCGGAAAAGTCATTGGCTACATTGAACCCAAAAATCACATCCAGCGGCGGCACATTCGCCCTCGCCGACCTGACGGACGGTGATCTGGCGAAGACAGCTGCATTGCCACCAATGGAAATCGGGCAGGATATGTGGATCCAGTATGAGTTCGAAAGTCCGCAAACTGTGAAAGCATTTACCATTGTTGGAGCGAGCAGCGGAGGCGCACTGGCCGAGTTCAGAGGTAACCCGGACAACAGGACATTGAAGGTGAGCGATGACGGTGTAACATTCCGTGACGTGGTGATGATCAAAGGCAGTATTGTCCCTCAGAATACGATGAGCATTGTACCGACAACTGCGAAATATTTCCGGTTTGCATTCAAGACATTGGCGCCGCAGGGTAACCCGTTTGCCGAAATGTTTGGAGGCGGTGGAGGCACACCCAAGCCCGAGGGGGTTAATGTCGCTGAAATTGTGTTGTATAACACCGATCGCGTAGATCTTTTTGAAGAAAAAGCAGGTTTTGTGCCCTGGAAAGAAAGTACGCATACTTTGGTCAGGAAAGACGCCGATGCGATTCCGACCACGGATGTGATCGATCTGACTTCCAAAATGGAGGCTGACGGGACATTGAACTGGACAGCCCCCGCCGGGAATTGGGTGGTAATGCGCATGGGTTACTCCATTACGGGAAGGCAAAATCACCCGGCTTCTCCGGAAGCGACCGGGCTGGAAGTAGATAAGCTGGACAAAACAGCTGTCAGCAAATACATTGAAACCTACCTGGACATGTACAAGGATGCGACCGGCGGCCAGATGGGCGCGCAGGGCCTCAGCCACATGGTACTCGATAGTTACGAAGCAGGGCACATGACCTGGACGAAGGGTATGCCCGAAGAATTTAAGAAACGTCGGGGCTACGAGATCACGCCCTGGATTCCGGTGCTGACGGGGCGGGTAGTACAAAGTGCAGAAGCCAGTGAGCAATTCCTATGGGATTTTCGCAAAACGATTGGCGAGCTGATCGTTGAAAACCACTATGAAGTGATCGGTGATGCATTGCACAGACGCGGCATGAAACGCTATACGGAATCGCACGAGAATGGACGGATTTTTCTGGCCGACGGAATGGACGTGAAACGCAAGGCCGATATCCCTATGTCCGCGATGTGGACGCCGGGTAGCCTGGCGGGCGGCGCAGACGAAGAGGTAAGGAGCGAAGCAGACATTCGCGAAGCAGCATCGGTGGCGCATATTTATGGCCAAAATCTGGTGGCCGCCGAATCCATGACTTCTATCAGCAATGCATTCAGCTGGCATCCTGAAAAGCTGAAACGTACAGCGGACCTCGAAATGGCGTCGGGACTGAACCGGTTTGTAGTGCATACTTCTGTACATCAGCCGCTGGATGATAAGAAACCAGGCCTTTCGCTGGGCCCTTTCGGGCAGTATTTCACCCGTCAGGAAACCTGGGCCGAACAAGCCAAAGTATGGACGGACTACCTGGCTCGCAGCTGCTACCTTTTGCAGCAGGGCAAGCCGGTAGTGGACATTCTTTACTACTATGGCGAGAATAACAACATCACGCAGGTATTTGCTCAAAAATTACCCTCGGTACCAGGTTATGAATATGATTTTGCCAATGCGACAGTCATTAAGAACGCGATCAAAATAGAAGGTGGAAAAATAGTAGCAACGAGCGGTCAGCAGTACCGATTGCTGGTACTTGATTCTACGGCTAAAAACATGACATTGCCTGTCCTGACAAAACTGGGTGAGCTAGTGGCTGCGGGAATGAAAGTGACAGGTACAAGGCCCGAAGCGTCGCCCAGTATGAGCGACAATGCGGCGGAATTTACTGCTTTGGTCAACAAGATATGGAGTAATCCGAATGTTTCTACCAAACCGGTGGAAGCGGTACTGAGTGAAATGAACATTCAAAAGGATGTTGATATTTCTGGTGCCAAATCGAAGATCCTGTATGTACACCGCCAAACTGCGGATACTGATCTGTATTGGTTGGATAACCGCAGCGACAGTCCCAATGAGGCTACTGTCAGCTTTCGGATAACCGGTAAAGTGCCTCGGTTATGGCATCCGCAAACTGGTAAAATGGAGAAGGTTTCGTATCAGATCAAAGATGGCCGCACGATCATACCGGTCAAATTCGAGTCGTGGGAAGCATATTTTATCGTTTTTGAAGGTAAAACAACAATTACCTCATATACCAAGCCGACAATTTCCGAATCGGAAGTGGCTATGGTGAAAGGTGACTGGAAACTAACTTTTCAGGAAGGCAGGGGAGCCCCGGCGCAGGCCACATTAAATGCATTAGCGTCGCTTTCCGACAATGCCGATCCTGGAATCAAATATTTCTCAGGTACTGCCACCTATGAAAATACGATCACGCTGCCAGCTGTTGCTAAAAATGCCTCCTATGTCCTTGATCTGGGCGATGTGAAGAACATTGCTGAGGTTACCGTGAATGGAAAAGGTGTGGGTACATTATGGAAGAAGCCTTTCAGAATCGACATTACCAGTGCCGTGAAATCAGGAAGTAATGCCGTTTCGGTTAAAGTGACCAACCTTTGGGTGAACCGCCTGATTGGTGATGCACAGCCTGGGGTAACCAATAAAATTACTTTCACGACCATGCCTTTTTACAAACCGGATTCGCCACTGCTACCATCGGGATTAATCGGGCCGGTACGCGTGCTGGAAGTAAAACCAGCAGCGGCAAAATAA
- a CDS encoding ThuA domain-containing protein, with amino-acid sequence MKVKSLLISVLSLGLWLVFHSSEAQTPAFNVLVFSKTAAFRHASIKAGNEALLKLSKEKGFGVSFTEDAAQFTEKNLKKFNTVIFLNTTGDILNNEQQTAFERYIQAGGGYVGIHAATDTEYDWPWYGKLAGAYFLDHPMTPSNVQKGKFIVTEKNHWATKGMPDEFERTDEFYSFKDISPKIKVVLKIDEKSYIGGKNPDFHPMGWYQEFEGGRSFYTAMGHTDETFSEPLFLNHLFAGIKYTAGGDAPKPVDFTKARPEENRFTKVVLEEKLDEPMELSVLNDGRILFIQRKGQVRLYNTKTKELKTIATIPVSTKYKNKEGKESTGEDGLLGLNKDPNFAQNHWIYLYYSIPEEPKNVLARFELKGDELDLQSKKTILEIPTQREECCHTGGSIAWDKAGNLYLSTGDNTNPHGSNGYSPSDEQEGRMAWDAQKSSANTNDLRGKIIRITPQADGSYTIPDGNLFPKGTPLTRPEIYTMGHRNPFRISVDQKTSYVYWGEVGPDAAKPDSSRGPAGHDEVGQARKAGNFGWPHFVGDNKAYNKYDFANKKSLEKWDANAPSNTSPNNTGLKVLPAAQKAFIWYPYGASPEFPLTGTGGRNAMAGPVFYTDAFKNAPHAFPNYYNGKILTYDWMRGWIMSVTMDHEGNYVSMERFMPSYKFSNPMDMEFAENGDLYMLEYGTGWFSANDDARLIRIEYNGGNRKPQLQMVANKMGGAAPMALRLSAKGTADADNDALSYAWKITSKNGFTKLINTQDANITLTKVGIYKATLTVNDGKGGVSTQAMEITVGNEPPVLSLEMPASNKSFYSANKSFNYDIKVSDKEDGSLGKGIDPERVAVNIDYLAEGYDKVAIAQGHRSADASAAFNTGKKLIEASDCKACHAIDKKSIGPAYKEVSMKYKGDNSAVEKLTKKVISGGGGVWGETAMAAHPQLSAADASEMVKYILNIANEKPKEKSLPVKGSYTAKVPSGDKGKGIFIVRAAYEDGGAGVLPSLKSEQSFVLRNAKVDVHNYDAYENIMKVSNSGMNLAIASKSGAYMLLKQVDLNAISALKLQAMAPKPQLNAAGGKVELHMDSPTGKLIGESAPLEPSDKLDFTPTLLTVPFKLTDKADGKLHDVYVVFVNPKAEERSLMILIGSEFVLGSDAK; translated from the coding sequence ATGAAAGTAAAATCTTTGCTCATCAGTGTGCTGTCTTTGGGTTTGTGGCTGGTGTTCCATTCCTCTGAGGCTCAAACTCCTGCATTCAATGTGCTGGTATTTAGTAAAACGGCTGCTTTCAGGCACGCCTCGATCAAAGCAGGTAATGAAGCATTGCTCAAATTGTCAAAGGAGAAAGGCTTTGGTGTCAGTTTTACCGAAGACGCTGCGCAGTTCACTGAAAAGAACCTGAAAAAATTCAACACCGTCATTTTTCTGAATACGACGGGCGATATCCTTAATAATGAGCAGCAGACGGCTTTCGAGCGTTACATCCAGGCGGGTGGGGGATATGTAGGGATACACGCGGCTACGGATACGGAATACGACTGGCCGTGGTATGGAAAACTGGCCGGTGCGTATTTTCTCGACCATCCGATGACGCCTAGCAATGTGCAGAAAGGCAAGTTCATCGTTACTGAGAAAAACCATTGGGCTACAAAGGGAATGCCGGACGAATTTGAACGGACGGATGAGTTTTATAGCTTTAAAGACATTTCTCCCAAAATAAAGGTTGTCCTGAAAATTGATGAAAAGAGCTACATAGGCGGAAAAAACCCCGATTTTCATCCGATGGGCTGGTACCAGGAGTTCGAAGGTGGCCGCTCGTTTTATACAGCCATGGGCCATACCGACGAGACGTTCTCGGAACCGCTTTTCCTGAACCATCTGTTTGCGGGAATTAAATACACAGCAGGGGGTGATGCTCCGAAACCAGTTGATTTTACCAAAGCGAGACCGGAAGAAAATCGTTTTACAAAAGTCGTTTTAGAGGAAAAACTGGACGAGCCAATGGAACTGAGCGTTTTGAATGACGGCCGCATCCTTTTTATTCAGCGAAAAGGGCAGGTCAGGCTTTATAATACCAAAACAAAAGAACTGAAAACCATTGCTACCATTCCAGTAAGCACAAAGTACAAAAATAAAGAAGGAAAAGAATCGACTGGTGAGGATGGACTTTTGGGATTAAATAAAGATCCTAATTTCGCCCAAAATCACTGGATCTATCTTTACTATTCAATCCCTGAGGAGCCGAAAAATGTATTGGCTAGGTTTGAATTGAAGGGTGACGAACTCGATCTTCAATCCAAAAAGACAATTCTTGAAATACCAACCCAGCGTGAGGAATGCTGTCACACGGGCGGCTCCATCGCCTGGGACAAAGCGGGAAACCTGTATTTGTCAACCGGTGATAATACCAATCCGCATGGTTCCAACGGTTATAGCCCAAGCGATGAGCAGGAAGGCAGAATGGCCTGGGACGCACAAAAATCATCGGCTAACACCAATGACCTGCGCGGTAAGATCATCCGCATCACACCACAAGCTGATGGGTCGTACACGATTCCTGATGGAAACTTGTTTCCGAAAGGCACTCCATTGACCCGTCCGGAAATTTACACAATGGGCCATCGCAACCCGTTCCGCATTTCGGTTGACCAAAAAACGAGCTACGTATATTGGGGAGAGGTGGGTCCTGATGCAGCCAAACCGGATTCGAGCAGAGGGCCTGCAGGTCACGATGAAGTAGGGCAGGCGCGTAAGGCCGGGAACTTCGGCTGGCCGCATTTTGTAGGCGACAATAAGGCTTACAATAAGTACGATTTTGCCAATAAAAAATCACTGGAAAAGTGGGACGCGAATGCGCCCAGCAATACTTCTCCAAATAACACGGGGTTAAAAGTGCTTCCAGCGGCTCAGAAAGCCTTTATCTGGTATCCTTATGGGGCTTCACCAGAATTTCCGCTAACAGGTACCGGCGGCAGAAATGCAATGGCAGGGCCTGTTTTCTATACTGATGCATTTAAGAATGCGCCGCATGCTTTTCCAAATTACTACAATGGCAAAATCCTTACCTATGACTGGATGCGCGGCTGGATTATGTCGGTCACGATGGATCATGAGGGTAATTACGTTTCAATGGAGCGGTTTATGCCGAGCTACAAATTCTCTAATCCAATGGATATGGAATTTGCTGAAAATGGTGATCTGTACATGCTTGAATATGGTACTGGCTGGTTTTCGGCCAACGATGACGCCCGGCTGATCCGCATTGAATATAATGGGGGAAACCGCAAGCCACAGTTACAAATGGTCGCCAATAAAATGGGTGGGGCCGCACCAATGGCTCTCAGACTGAGTGCGAAAGGGACTGCTGACGCCGATAATGATGCGCTCAGCTATGCCTGGAAAATTACTTCCAAGAATGGTTTTACCAAATTGATCAATACCCAGGATGCCAATATTACACTTACCAAAGTGGGTATTTATAAGGCAACACTGACAGTCAACGATGGCAAAGGTGGTGTAAGTACGCAGGCAATGGAAATCACCGTAGGTAACGAGCCGCCGGTACTCAGCCTGGAAATGCCTGCTAGCAACAAATCGTTTTATTCGGCGAACAAATCTTTTAACTACGATATCAAAGTATCGGACAAGGAGGATGGTTCATTAGGTAAAGGGATTGATCCAGAGCGAGTTGCTGTCAATATTGACTACCTGGCCGAAGGTTATGACAAAGTGGCCATCGCTCAGGGACACCGGTCAGCTGATGCTAGTGCGGCATTTAACACAGGAAAAAAACTGATTGAGGCCAGTGATTGCAAAGCTTGCCACGCAATTGACAAAAAATCGATCGGGCCGGCATATAAGGAGGTATCGATGAAATATAAGGGAGATAATTCGGCGGTAGAAAAGCTGACGAAGAAGGTGATCTCTGGCGGAGGCGGCGTATGGGGTGAAACGGCTATGGCCGCGCACCCGCAATTATCAGCCGCCGATGCATCAGAAATGGTGAAATACATCCTGAACATTGCCAACGAAAAACCGAAGGAAAAATCACTGCCGGTGAAAGGCAGCTACACTGCAAAAGTGCCTTCGGGAGACAAGGGCAAAGGTATATTTATTGTGAGGGCAGCTTATGAAGACGGAGGAGCAGGCGTACTTCCTTCTTTAAAATCGGAGCAGTCATTTGTACTGAGAAATGCCAAGGTCGATGTGCATAATTATGATGCTTATGAAAACATCATGAAGGTTTCCAATAGCGGGATGAATTTGGCTATTGCCTCTAAATCAGGTGCTTATATGTTACTCAAACAGGTCGACTTGAATGCGATCAGCGCACTGAAATTGCAGGCAATGGCACCGAAGCCGCAGCTGAATGCTGCCGGCGGAAAGGTAGAGCTCCACATGGACAGCCCTACCGGCAAGCTGATCGGCGAGTCTGCCCCCCTGGAACCATCTGACAAGCTGGACTTTACACCAACGCTATTGACAGTCCCTTTCAAATTGACTGACAAGGCGGACGGTAAGCTCCATGATGTGTATGTCGTCTTTGTCAACCCAAAAGCCGAGGAACGTTCTCTGATGATCCTGATAGGGTCGGAATTTGTCCTTGGTTCTGATGCGAAGTGA
- a CDS encoding NUDIX hydrolase has protein sequence MRSPSEENYIQQLSIDCVIFGYHDKQLKVLVPKLVFKGDFCALPGGFIYQEEDIDIAAHRILQQRTGISEIYLEQFFTFGNATRNSLEFINRLIDLNSDKLTSEGHHRREYDWFTRRFVSIGYYALVDINKVVPQKTDLDESIEWYNINDLPEMIIDHNAIVAKALETLRQNLDEKLIAFNLLPETFTMREVQELYETIFDKPFARNNFQKMILDLNVLERLEKKFTGAANKAPYLYRFRK, from the coding sequence ATGCGTAGTCCCAGTGAAGAGAATTACATTCAGCAGCTTTCCATTGACTGTGTTATTTTCGGATATCATGACAAACAGCTTAAAGTACTGGTACCCAAGCTCGTTTTCAAAGGGGATTTCTGTGCGTTGCCGGGTGGTTTTATTTATCAGGAAGAGGACATTGACATAGCTGCTCACCGGATTCTTCAGCAGCGGACCGGGATCAGTGAAATATACCTGGAACAATTTTTCACGTTTGGTAATGCGACCAGAAACAGCCTTGAATTTATCAATCGGCTTATTGACCTTAATTCCGATAAATTGACCTCCGAAGGACATCATAGAAGAGAGTATGACTGGTTTACAAGACGGTTTGTTTCGATCGGTTATTATGCACTGGTGGACATTAACAAAGTAGTCCCTCAAAAAACAGATCTGGATGAGTCGATCGAATGGTACAATATCAATGACCTGCCGGAAATGATTATCGACCATAACGCTATCGTGGCCAAGGCCCTGGAAACGCTTCGTCAGAATCTGGACGAAAAACTGATCGCATTCAACCTCCTTCCCGAGACATTCACCATGCGCGAAGTCCAGGAACTCTATGAAACTATTTTTGACAAACCATTCGCACGTAATAATTTCCAAAAGATGATCCTGGACCTGAATGTGCTGGAACGTCTCGAAAAGAAGTTCACCGGCGCAGCCAACAAGGCCCCGTATCTGTACCGGTTTCGGAAATAA
- a CDS encoding DUF4974 domain-containing protein — protein sequence MRSQAWSFLLVLTLGASFFLAPGCHAQKLLDKNVSVSAKNQSVSAILKLIEKQGGFAFGYNSDIISSDSLVASFVKSGSVTQVLDALLTGRFHYKEKGDYVIIQRAQKEKYYQIYGRVLDGETGKEVDYASVYSMEQLVSALTDDGGVFKLRLRGAVSLCR from the coding sequence ATGAGGTCGCAAGCATGGAGTTTTTTATTGGTATTGACATTGGGAGCATCATTTTTCCTTGCGCCGGGATGTCATGCGCAAAAATTACTGGATAAGAACGTTTCCGTGTCTGCTAAAAACCAATCCGTTTCTGCAATACTGAAATTGATTGAAAAGCAGGGTGGCTTTGCATTCGGTTACAACAGCGACATTATTTCCAGCGACAGCCTTGTTGCCAGTTTTGTGAAATCCGGCTCCGTTACCCAGGTTTTGGATGCATTGCTGACGGGGAGGTTTCATTATAAGGAAAAAGGAGATTATGTCATTATTCAAAGAGCGCAGAAAGAGAAGTATTACCAGATTTATGGTCGGGTATTGGATGGGGAAACGGGCAAGGAGGTGGATTATGCCAGCGTGTATTCCATGGAACAGCTGGTTTCCGCGTTGACGGACGATGGAGGTGTTTTTAAGCTTCGCCTGCGCGGCGCAGTTAGCCTTTGCAGGTAA
- a CDS encoding Crp/Fnr family transcriptional regulator, producing the protein MKKSRPSFDFNTQSPLFDAFERKAVSLDLREGAPVFYPDQMQDSLYFVKKGVMRSYIRHNDIEVTRWFYSAGDLAYSALSVFHGLPSDICLVAACPSIVMQIYKEDYCKLCDGFPEFRQTINDLQGSFLYRYAHYNDSARTLLRIERYRKFLDEFPLVGGQVQIRHQASFLGMTPDTLSKIRKQFQNKASQRMTLT; encoded by the coding sequence ATGAAAAAATCCCGTCCTTCCTTCGATTTTAATACACAATCTCCGCTGTTCGATGCTTTTGAGCGTAAAGCTGTTTCGTTGGACCTACGCGAAGGCGCCCCCGTTTTCTACCCTGATCAGATGCAGGATAGTCTGTATTTTGTAAAAAAAGGGGTTATGAGAAGCTACATTCGTCATAATGATATCGAAGTAACCAGATGGTTCTATTCGGCTGGTGATCTTGCTTACTCCGCGCTGAGCGTATTCCATGGCCTTCCTTCTGATATTTGCCTGGTGGCAGCATGTCCCTCGATCGTTATGCAAATCTATAAAGAAGATTACTGCAAATTATGCGATGGATTTCCTGAATTTAGGCAGACTATCAACGACTTACAAGGCAGCTTTTTATACAGATACGCTCATTATAACGATTCGGCCAGAACGCTTTTGCGTATAGAAAGGTACCGGAAGTTTCTGGATGAATTTCCGCTTGTAGGAGGACAAGTGCAAATAAGGCACCAGGCTAGTTTTCTTGGCATGACACCTGACACGCTTTCTAAAATCAGAAAGCAATTTCAAAACAAAGCTTCCCAGAGAATGACCTTAACATAA